Proteins encoded together in one Planctomyces sp. SH-PL14 window:
- a CDS encoding sulfate/molybdate ABC transporter ATP-binding protein produces the protein MSISVKNVTKRFGNFVALDNVSLEIPNGELTALLGPSGSGKTTLLRIIAGLETADEGEIRHHGEDVTELPPRERNVGFVFQHYALFRHMTVFQNIAFGMEIRKVKKDVIKASVLELLRLVRLAGMENRYPSQLSGGQRQRVALARALAVQPKVLLLDEPFGALDAKVRQELRQWLRRLHDEIHLTSVFVTHDQEEAFEVADQVVVMHGGRIEQAGSPQQVFEHPANPFVMDFLGQVNVFHGRVENGQAVIGSGLHFAYPEYQNSESRDAKVYVRPHELDIDTTPFAQRNLRATIIHINPMGSMARVQLQAEEFDLPIHVDVSHDRTREMKLAAGMAVFVAPKSMRVFLPDYAI, from the coding sequence ATGAGCATTTCAGTCAAGAACGTCACCAAGCGGTTCGGCAACTTCGTCGCCCTCGACAATGTCTCGCTGGAGATCCCCAACGGCGAGCTGACCGCCCTGCTCGGCCCCTCGGGATCGGGCAAGACGACCCTGCTGCGGATCATCGCCGGGCTCGAAACCGCCGATGAGGGAGAGATCCGCCACCACGGCGAGGACGTCACCGAGCTGCCGCCGCGGGAGCGGAACGTCGGGTTCGTGTTCCAGCACTACGCCCTGTTCCGTCACATGACGGTCTTCCAGAACATCGCCTTCGGGATGGAGATCCGGAAGGTCAAGAAGGACGTCATCAAGGCGTCGGTGCTGGAGCTGCTCCGCCTGGTCCGGCTGGCCGGGATGGAGAACCGCTACCCGAGCCAGCTCTCGGGTGGGCAGCGGCAGCGGGTCGCGCTCGCCCGGGCCCTCGCGGTGCAGCCCAAGGTTCTCCTTCTCGACGAGCCGTTCGGGGCTCTCGATGCGAAGGTCCGCCAGGAGCTGCGGCAGTGGCTCCGCCGCCTGCATGACGAGATCCACCTCACGAGCGTCTTCGTGACGCACGACCAGGAGGAGGCGTTCGAAGTCGCCGACCAGGTTGTCGTGATGCACGGCGGCCGGATCGAACAGGCGGGCTCGCCGCAGCAGGTCTTCGAACATCCCGCCAACCCGTTCGTCATGGACTTCCTGGGGCAGGTCAACGTGTTCCACGGCCGCGTCGAAAACGGCCAGGCGGTCATCGGCAGCGGCCTGCATTTCGCGTATCCCGAGTATCAGAACAGCGAGTCGCGGGACGCCAAGGTCTATGTCCGGCCCCATGAACTCGACATCGACACGACTCCGTTCGCCCAGCGGAACCTGCGGGCGACGATCATCCACATCAACCCGATGGGATCGATGGCCCGCGTGCAGCTCCAGGCAGAGGAGTTCGACCTGCCGATCCACGTCGACGTCAGCCACGATCGGACGCGGGAAATGAAGCTCGCCGCCGGAATGGCGGTCTTCGTCGCCCCCAAGAGCATGCGGGTCTTCCTGCCGGACTATGCGATTTAG
- the cysK gene encoding cysteine synthase A: MRIHHDNLGTIGQTPLVAINRLTSGLGETAARVAAKIEGRNPAFSVKCRIGAAMILNAECQGLLRPGSHVVEATSGNTGIALAFACAARGYPLTLTMPETMSLERRAMLRSFGAELVLTPADEGMRGSLIRAEELAEQPGWYMPRQFENPANPQIHFETTGPEIWNDTDGTVDVFVAGVGTGGTITGVGRYLKRERRKNVYIIAVEPASSPVLSGGNPGRHKIQGIGAGFIPPLLDQSVIDEVQRVTDDDAITMARRITREEGIPCGISSGAAMAVALRVAARPAFAGKLIVTVFPDASERYLSTELFEGLTSPALDRDLLPAAPITLPPFDVGDE; encoded by the coding sequence ATGCGTATCCACCACGACAACCTCGGCACCATCGGCCAGACGCCGCTGGTCGCGATCAACCGCCTGACGTCGGGACTCGGCGAGACCGCCGCGCGCGTCGCCGCCAAGATTGAAGGGCGGAATCCCGCCTTCAGCGTGAAGTGCCGGATCGGCGCGGCGATGATCCTGAACGCGGAGTGTCAGGGATTGCTCCGCCCCGGTTCGCACGTCGTCGAAGCGACGAGCGGCAACACGGGGATTGCCCTGGCATTCGCCTGCGCGGCCCGCGGCTATCCGCTGACGCTGACGATGCCCGAGACGATGTCGCTCGAACGCCGCGCCATGCTCCGGAGCTTCGGCGCGGAACTGGTCCTGACTCCCGCCGACGAAGGGATGCGGGGCTCGTTGATTCGCGCGGAGGAGCTTGCGGAGCAGCCGGGGTGGTACATGCCCCGGCAGTTCGAGAACCCGGCCAACCCGCAGATCCATTTCGAAACGACCGGACCCGAGATCTGGAACGACACCGACGGGACCGTGGACGTCTTCGTCGCCGGCGTCGGGACCGGCGGGACGATCACCGGCGTCGGTCGGTATCTCAAGCGCGAGCGGCGGAAGAACGTCTACATCATTGCGGTGGAGCCCGCCTCCAGTCCGGTCCTGTCGGGCGGCAATCCGGGGCGGCACAAGATCCAGGGGATCGGGGCGGGGTTCATCCCCCCGCTGCTCGATCAGTCGGTCATCGACGAGGTCCAGCGTGTCACCGACGACGACGCGATCACAATGGCGCGGCGGATCACGCGGGAGGAGGGAATCCCCTGCGGCATCAGCTCCGGCGCCGCCATGGCCGTGGCCCTGCGGGTCGCGGCGCGGCCCGCGTTCGCCGGGAAGCTGATCGTCACGGTCTTTCCCGATGCTTCCGAACGCTACCTCTCGACCGAGCTGTTCGAAGGGCTCACCTCGCCGGCTCTCGACCGGGACCTGCTCCCCGCGGCCCCGATTACCTTGCCCCCGTTCGACGTGGGAGACGAATGA
- a CDS encoding YezD family protein has protein sequence MTHRDPSPSAHPTASSPPSPSAVPSSSPPSAHRRLRPTETAEPLSPEIEHLLLEALRGIRYGQVLLIVQDGKVVQIDRTEKVRIAHQ, from the coding sequence ATGACCCATCGCGATCCTTCCCCGTCCGCTCACCCGACCGCATCGTCGCCGCCGTCCCCCTCCGCGGTTCCCTCGTCGTCGCCGCCCTCGGCGCATCGGCGGCTGCGGCCGACGGAGACGGCTGAGCCGCTCAGTCCGGAGATCGAACACCTGCTCCTCGAAGCGCTTCGGGGCATCCGCTATGGCCAAGTGCTGCTGATCGTGCAGGACGGAAAGGTTGTTCAGATCGACCGAACGGAGAAGGTCCGCATCGCCCACCAGTGA
- a CDS encoding family 2B encapsulin nanocompartment shell protein, producing the protein MSDNLLQRSVTTSVARNLANTTKTAPKMMSITPRWLLSLLPWVQVEGGTYRVNRTKVELTKAQRIEIDVSQEVVTFNPEALRSVPLFSGLSTAITTRMASRFKTEEVSLGNKLVVEGEDGNKFFIIAQGQVEVLSKGVHGSDLRLALLTDGEYFGESDLVADRPSDVTVRTITPCILLTLSRKDLDAALKESPNQASEFSRAVTEHEELRSTVNRYGERNIDLVSGFAENVEIPETFVDYSAHPREYSLSAIQTVVRVHTRVSDLYNGPYNQLEEQMRLTIEGIKERQEWELVNNKKFGLIHSVDPAMRISTRYGAPTPDDLDDLLALVWKKPAFFLAHPKAIAAFERECTWRGVPPVTMNLFGTPVIMWRGVPLVPCDKLEMKSRYQSNQWFGTTSIVLLRVGEADQGVVGLHQAGIPGEIMPSLSARLMGLDSLGVASYLLTLYSSCAVLTDDALGVLENVEVGYYHDYELREHRGFENGLGI; encoded by the coding sequence ATGTCGGACAATTTGTTGCAGCGTAGCGTCACGACGTCGGTCGCCCGGAACCTGGCGAACACGACGAAGACCGCTCCGAAGATGATGTCGATCACCCCGCGGTGGCTCTTAAGCCTGCTGCCGTGGGTGCAGGTCGAAGGGGGGACGTACCGGGTCAACCGGACGAAGGTCGAGCTGACGAAGGCGCAGCGGATCGAGATCGACGTCTCGCAGGAAGTCGTCACCTTCAACCCGGAGGCGCTGCGGAGCGTTCCGCTGTTCTCGGGGCTCTCGACGGCGATCACGACCCGGATGGCGAGCCGCTTCAAGACGGAAGAGGTGTCGCTGGGGAACAAGCTCGTTGTCGAAGGGGAGGACGGGAACAAGTTCTTCATCATCGCCCAGGGGCAGGTGGAAGTCCTGAGCAAGGGGGTCCACGGGAGCGACCTCCGGCTGGCGCTCCTGACCGACGGCGAATACTTCGGCGAGTCGGACCTCGTGGCGGACCGTCCCTCCGATGTGACGGTCCGGACCATCACCCCCTGCATCCTGCTGACGCTCTCGCGGAAGGACCTCGACGCGGCGCTGAAGGAGAGCCCGAACCAGGCGTCCGAGTTCTCCCGGGCGGTCACGGAGCATGAAGAGCTCCGTTCGACGGTGAACCGGTACGGAGAACGGAACATCGACCTCGTGTCGGGGTTCGCGGAGAACGTCGAAATCCCGGAGACGTTCGTCGACTACTCGGCGCATCCTCGGGAGTACTCGCTCTCGGCGATCCAGACGGTGGTGCGGGTCCATACGCGGGTGTCGGACCTGTACAACGGCCCGTACAACCAGCTCGAAGAGCAGATGCGTCTGACGATCGAAGGGATCAAGGAGCGTCAGGAGTGGGAGCTGGTCAACAACAAGAAGTTCGGCCTGATCCACTCGGTCGACCCGGCCATGAGAATCAGCACCCGGTACGGGGCTCCGACGCCGGACGATCTGGATGATCTTCTGGCCCTGGTGTGGAAGAAGCCGGCGTTCTTCCTGGCGCATCCGAAGGCGATCGCGGCGTTCGAGCGGGAGTGCACATGGCGGGGGGTCCCGCCGGTGACGATGAACCTGTTCGGCACGCCGGTGATCATGTGGCGTGGTGTCCCGCTGGTCCCGTGCGACAAGCTGGAGATGAAGAGCCGTTACCAGTCGAACCAGTGGTTCGGGACGACGAGCATTGTCCTCCTGCGGGTGGGCGAAGCGGACCAGGGTGTTGTCGGCCTGCACCAAGCGGGGATCCCGGGTGAGATCATGCCGAGCCTGTCGGCGCGTCTGATGGGCCTCGACAGCCTGGGAGTCGCGTCGTACCTGCTGACGCTTTACAGCTCGTGCGCGGTGCTGACGGACGATGCACTGGGCGTCCTGGAGAACGTCGAGGTCGGTTACTACCACGACTACGAACTCCGCGAGCACCGCGGCTTCGAAAACGGCCTCGGAATCTGA
- the cysW gene encoding sulfate ABC transporter permease subunit CysW: MPSETSTAPQATPAAGPGKSPAAAHNAGPIVSFKQAQQDPVWVRWGLIGLTYFVVGLLIVLPVYQVFYIAFSNGVAAYWKALTADPDTRHSIFLTLTVAPIAVVLNVIFGVAAAWLLTRFRFPGRTLLTSLIDLPFAISPVVAGLMFMLLFGMQGFLGPWLKGHGIQLVFAWPGLVLVTAFVTMPFVARELIPIMEAIGSDEEIAAVSLGANGWQTFWRVTVPNIKWGLLFGIILCNARAMGEYGAAKVVSGGISGKTDTIPLRVEKLFQEQPLPASYALASLLTMLSIVTLLLRIWLEHKTSQQVQEVKAEHAATSH; encoded by the coding sequence ATGCCCTCTGAAACCTCCACCGCGCCCCAGGCGACACCCGCCGCCGGCCCGGGCAAGTCACCGGCCGCGGCGCACAACGCGGGACCGATCGTCTCGTTCAAGCAGGCCCAGCAGGATCCCGTCTGGGTCCGCTGGGGCCTGATCGGACTGACCTACTTCGTCGTCGGCCTCCTGATCGTCCTCCCCGTTTACCAGGTGTTCTACATCGCGTTTTCGAACGGCGTGGCGGCTTACTGGAAGGCCCTCACCGCCGATCCCGACACGCGGCACTCGATCTTCCTCACGCTCACCGTGGCCCCCATTGCCGTGGTCCTGAACGTGATCTTCGGCGTGGCGGCGGCGTGGCTCCTGACCCGCTTCCGCTTCCCTGGCCGGACGCTGCTCACCTCGCTCATCGACCTGCCGTTCGCGATCTCGCCCGTCGTGGCCGGCCTGATGTTCATGCTCCTGTTCGGGATGCAGGGCTTCCTCGGTCCGTGGCTCAAGGGGCATGGCATTCAGCTTGTCTTCGCCTGGCCCGGGCTCGTTCTCGTGACCGCCTTTGTCACGATGCCGTTCGTGGCCCGAGAGCTGATCCCGATCATGGAGGCGATCGGTTCCGACGAGGAGATCGCCGCCGTCAGCCTGGGGGCGAACGGCTGGCAGACGTTCTGGCGGGTGACGGTCCCCAACATCAAGTGGGGGCTCCTGTTCGGCATCATCCTCTGCAACGCCCGGGCGATGGGGGAATACGGAGCGGCCAAGGTCGTCTCCGGCGGCATCTCGGGAAAGACCGACACCATTCCGCTCCGCGTGGAAAAGCTGTTTCAGGAACAGCCCTTGCCTGCGTCCTACGCCCTTGCCTCCCTCCTGACGATGCTCTCGATCGTGACCCTCCTGCTCCGCATCTGGCTTGAGCACAAGACCAGCCAGCAGGTTCAGGAAGTCAAGGCGGAGCACGCGGCCACCTCGCACTGA
- a CDS encoding DUF1559 domain-containing protein: MQRSNASRPSRSFRGQRQGFTLIELLVVIAIIATLVAILLPAVQQAREAARRSSCSNNLKQIGIAVHNFYDVKKKLPSGGRPPEAATVRIGVFTAILPFVDQKVLYDKYDTSVNWSDPLNREIVNKRIGVYECPSSPKHNNQLDFAPDLTPGNWAPGGTFTGIVSVGDYGASLGIDPRLNNTTFPATAATMGAPLRPLLFPSPQFTTNATASTNGMLPKNSALRFEDVVDGTSNTIAVWESGGRPYVYQRGPKQVGALISQHHVNGGGWCRPASDILFAGSNKTGNQIPGLYLNRTNGDDVADESYSMTGYPTYGTEGTSQPFAFHNSGLNVLFGDGAVRFIDEDTPIDIVAALVTRNQGGNEAPVASAF, from the coding sequence ATGCAGCGTTCGAATGCGTCCAGGCCGAGCCGGTCATTCCGGGGCCAGCGTCAAGGCTTCACCCTCATTGAGCTGTTGGTCGTGATCGCGATCATCGCCACGCTCGTCGCCATCCTGCTCCCGGCGGTCCAGCAGGCCCGCGAAGCGGCCCGCCGCTCCTCCTGCTCGAACAACCTCAAGCAGATCGGGATCGCCGTTCACAACTTCTACGACGTCAAGAAGAAGCTCCCCAGCGGCGGCCGCCCGCCGGAAGCGGCGACGGTCCGCATCGGCGTGTTCACCGCCATTCTGCCGTTCGTCGACCAGAAGGTCCTCTACGACAAGTACGACACCTCCGTGAACTGGAGCGATCCGCTCAACCGGGAAATCGTCAACAAGCGGATCGGCGTCTACGAGTGCCCCTCGTCGCCGAAGCACAACAACCAGCTCGACTTCGCTCCGGACCTGACCCCGGGGAACTGGGCGCCCGGTGGAACGTTCACCGGCATCGTCTCGGTCGGCGACTACGGCGCTTCGCTCGGCATCGATCCGCGGCTCAACAACACGACCTTCCCGGCCACGGCCGCCACCATGGGGGCTCCGCTCCGTCCGCTGCTGTTCCCCAGCCCGCAGTTCACGACGAACGCCACCGCGTCGACGAACGGGATGCTCCCCAAGAATTCGGCGCTGCGGTTCGAGGACGTGGTCGACGGGACGTCCAACACGATCGCCGTCTGGGAATCGGGCGGCCGGCCGTACGTCTACCAGCGGGGTCCGAAGCAGGTCGGCGCCCTCATCAGCCAGCACCACGTCAACGGCGGCGGCTGGTGCCGGCCCGCCAGCGACATCCTCTTCGCCGGTTCGAACAAGACGGGGAACCAGATCCCCGGCCTGTACCTGAACCGGACCAACGGCGATGACGTCGCGGACGAGAGCTACAGCATGACCGGCTATCCGACCTACGGAACGGAAGGGACCAGCCAGCCGTTCGCGTTCCACAACTCCGGTCTCAATGTCCTGTTCGGGGACGGCGCGGTCCGGTTCATCGATGAGGACACCCCGATCGACATCGTGGCCGCCCTCGTGACGCGGAACCAGGGGGGGAACGAGGCCCCCGTGGCTTCGGCGTTCTAG
- a CDS encoding rhodanese-like domain-containing protein, translating into MSVSTISPAEVADALRSGPGAELIDVRTPVEFRGLHATPARNVPLDRLETIADGDRTRRLYVICQSGARGAKARDELASRGFTNVINVEGGTLAWEKAGLPVVRGKKAISLERQVRIAAGSLVLLGVVLSWLVHPYWIGISAFVGAGLVFAGVTDTCGMALILARMPWNQIRDESSSDAAACRL; encoded by the coding sequence ATGAGCGTTTCGACGATCTCGCCGGCGGAGGTGGCGGATGCACTCCGCAGTGGCCCGGGGGCGGAGCTGATCGATGTCCGCACGCCGGTCGAGTTTCGCGGCCTGCACGCGACCCCGGCCCGGAACGTTCCGCTGGACCGGCTGGAGACGATCGCTGACGGGGACCGGACCCGTCGGCTCTATGTGATCTGTCAGTCGGGGGCGCGGGGAGCGAAAGCCCGCGACGAACTGGCGTCGCGCGGGTTCACGAACGTGATCAATGTCGAAGGAGGAACGCTCGCCTGGGAGAAGGCGGGGCTTCCGGTTGTCCGCGGCAAGAAGGCGATCTCGCTGGAGCGGCAGGTGCGGATCGCGGCCGGCTCGCTCGTCCTGCTGGGGGTGGTTCTGTCATGGCTCGTCCATCCGTACTGGATCGGGATCTCGGCCTTTGTCGGAGCGGGTCTGGTCTTCGCCGGGGTGACCGACACCTGCGGCATGGCGCTGATCCTGGCCCGGATGCCGTGGAATCAGATCCGCGATGAGTCCTCCTCGGACGCCGCGGCCTGCCGCCTCTAA
- a CDS encoding sulfate ABC transporter substrate-binding protein, with translation MRLRSASSFRSSLLAILGLALAAAGCVDSQGGSAPGGSGSVSLLNVSYDPTRELWRDVNGAFAKSYGKPIEISQSHGGSGAQARAVVDGLEADVVTLAMWPDTDALRKKGLIKEGWDEKLPNRALPYVSTIVFVVRKGNPSQIKDWPDLAKSGIEVITPNPKTSGNGKLSLLAAWGSVVLRGGTDDEAKDYLTKLYRNVPILDTGARGATTTFAQKGIGDVHLTWENEAHLEVAEANGELEIIYPPISVLAEPHVAVVDSVVDRKGTREAAEAYLKFLYTDEGQEIIARHFYRPSNEQVLVKNRDRFPAIELFPVTKLAPTWDEVSAKFFADGGLFDAIYQPAGT, from the coding sequence ATGCGTCTCCGGTCTGCGTCCTCGTTCCGATCCTCCCTTCTCGCCATCCTGGGGCTCGCTCTCGCGGCCGCGGGCTGCGTCGATTCCCAGGGGGGCTCAGCGCCGGGGGGATCGGGGTCGGTCTCGTTGCTGAACGTCTCGTATGACCCGACGCGGGAACTCTGGCGGGATGTCAACGGGGCGTTTGCCAAGAGCTACGGGAAGCCGATCGAGATCAGCCAGTCGCATGGCGGGTCGGGAGCCCAGGCCCGGGCCGTAGTTGACGGCCTGGAAGCGGATGTCGTCACGCTGGCGATGTGGCCCGACACCGACGCGCTCCGCAAGAAGGGGCTCATCAAGGAGGGTTGGGACGAGAAGCTGCCGAACCGCGCCCTCCCCTACGTCTCCACGATCGTCTTCGTGGTCCGGAAGGGGAACCCGTCGCAGATCAAGGACTGGCCCGACCTGGCGAAATCCGGAATCGAGGTCATCACCCCCAATCCCAAGACCTCCGGGAACGGCAAGCTGAGCCTGCTGGCGGCGTGGGGGTCGGTGGTGCTCCGCGGCGGCACGGACGACGAGGCCAAGGACTATCTCACCAAGCTGTACCGGAACGTCCCGATCCTCGACACCGGTGCCCGCGGGGCGACGACGACCTTTGCCCAGAAGGGAATTGGCGACGTCCACCTGACCTGGGAGAACGAGGCGCATCTCGAAGTCGCCGAGGCGAACGGGGAACTGGAGATCATCTATCCCCCGATCAGCGTCCTGGCGGAACCACACGTGGCCGTGGTTGATTCCGTCGTCGATCGCAAGGGGACTCGCGAAGCGGCCGAGGCGTATCTGAAGTTCCTCTACACCGACGAAGGCCAGGAGATCATCGCCCGGCACTTCTACCGTCCCTCGAATGAACAGGTTCTCGTGAAGAACCGCGACCGTTTCCCGGCGATCGAGCTGTTCCCCGTCACGAAGCTCGCTCCCACCTGGGACGAGGTCAGCGCGAAGTTCTTCGCCGACGGCGGCCTGTTCGATGCGATTTACCAGCCCGCCGGAACGTGA
- a CDS encoding sulfate ABC transporter substrate-binding protein, with product MSQQSPFGSPQECRGPRRILAVVCPALLFVLALGFAGCGPSAGPPAPGSAPLELLNASYDPTRELWRDLNASFVPVYERQTGTRLTINQSHGASGSQSRAVIDGLEADVATLSVWPDTEALHRKGLLRDGWEEAFPQRSLPYTSTVVFVVRRGNPHKIRDWPDLVDRPIEIITPSPKTSGNGRLSLLAAWGSVVRTGGTEQDAERFLAALYARVPVLDTGARGATTTFAQKGMGDVHLALESEAKLEVAESEGALELVYPPRSILHEPHVAVVDQVVDARGTRAVVEAYLRHLYTPEGQEIIARHHFRPSLPEVRRAHAADFPEIELFSVQDLVPGWDEAQAKFFADDGVFDRIYRPR from the coding sequence ATGAGTCAACAATCGCCGTTTGGAAGCCCTCAGGAATGCCGCGGGCCCCGCCGGATCCTAGCGGTCGTCTGTCCGGCTCTTTTGTTTGTTCTGGCCTTGGGATTCGCTGGATGCGGGCCATCGGCGGGGCCGCCGGCGCCCGGTTCGGCTCCGCTCGAACTGCTGAACGCGTCTTACGATCCGACGCGGGAGCTCTGGCGGGATCTCAACGCCTCCTTTGTGCCGGTCTATGAACGGCAGACCGGAACGCGGCTGACGATCAATCAGTCGCATGGGGCCTCGGGAAGCCAGTCCCGCGCGGTCATCGACGGGCTGGAGGCCGATGTCGCGACTCTGTCGGTCTGGCCCGATACGGAAGCCCTGCACCGGAAAGGGCTGCTCCGCGATGGCTGGGAGGAGGCTTTTCCTCAGCGTTCCCTCCCCTACACCTCGACCGTCGTGTTCGTCGTGCGGCGGGGGAATCCCCACAAGATCCGCGACTGGCCGGACCTGGTCGATCGGCCGATCGAGATCATTACTCCCAGTCCCAAGACCTCAGGGAATGGCCGGCTGAGTCTGCTCGCGGCGTGGGGGAGTGTGGTCCGCACCGGCGGGACGGAACAGGATGCGGAGCGGTTTCTGGCGGCGCTCTACGCTCGCGTCCCGGTCCTCGATACCGGCGCCCGCGGAGCGACGACCACCTTCGCTCAGAAAGGGATGGGGGACGTTCACCTCGCCCTCGAAAGCGAGGCGAAACTCGAGGTTGCGGAGTCGGAGGGAGCCCTGGAGCTGGTCTACCCGCCGCGGAGCATCCTTCATGAGCCGCACGTGGCGGTCGTCGATCAGGTCGTCGATGCCCGGGGGACTCGGGCGGTCGTGGAGGCGTATCTCCGGCACCTCTATACCCCCGAGGGGCAGGAGATCATCGCCCGGCACCACTTCCGGCCCTCCCTGCCCGAGGTCCGCCGGGCCCACGCCGCGGACTTTCCGGAGATCGAACTCTTCTCCGTTCAGGATCTGGTGCCCGGTTGGGACGAGGCCCAGGCGAAGTTCTTCGCCGACGACGGGGTCTTCGATCGCATCTACCGGCCCCGGTGA
- a CDS encoding BON domain-containing protein — protein sequence MNTAARRVSSSKSSQHRSYVAGVAGLGEERLREEQALLAQFFAAEGAADRPAAGGEAPTVLEYDATTTSAAVPQVRAAHVEPLESCSDEDLEARLRDEFERSGVLGFQALTLRVRGGAAHLSGKLDSHYELVIALQMASRVSGIVAVRHSIEVLPVAEQKETWTELALETVRQNRRWLLRWTRLAVVSTVLLGGVGVARALWLSRYVPPVPLVPAHGAIEFDGKPAAGAIVRLHPAAARKDLSSLPQALADDAGRFQLSTFRRNDGAPVGEYIVTVTWRPDVATKDGRVERGPNVIPPKCTKASSSPLRVTVSQQGGDLGTVVVPR from the coding sequence ATGAACACTGCCGCTCGCAGAGTTTCATCGTCGAAGTCTTCTCAGCACCGGTCCTACGTCGCCGGCGTGGCGGGGCTGGGGGAAGAGCGGCTTCGCGAAGAGCAGGCGCTGCTCGCGCAGTTCTTCGCAGCGGAAGGGGCCGCCGATCGGCCGGCGGCGGGGGGTGAGGCGCCGACCGTCCTGGAATACGACGCGACGACGACTTCGGCCGCTGTCCCGCAGGTGCGGGCGGCCCATGTGGAGCCGTTGGAGTCCTGCTCGGACGAAGACCTGGAGGCTCGCCTGCGGGACGAATTCGAGCGGTCCGGCGTCCTGGGGTTCCAGGCCCTGACCCTGAGGGTCCGCGGCGGTGCCGCGCATCTGTCGGGGAAACTCGACAGCCACTACGAACTTGTCATCGCCCTGCAGATGGCCTCCCGCGTGAGCGGGATCGTCGCCGTGCGGCATTCCATTGAAGTATTGCCGGTCGCCGAGCAGAAGGAGACCTGGACGGAGCTCGCCCTTGAGACCGTCCGGCAGAACCGCCGCTGGCTCCTCCGCTGGACGCGGCTCGCGGTTGTGAGCACGGTCCTTCTGGGAGGGGTCGGCGTGGCCCGCGCCCTCTGGCTCTCCCGGTACGTTCCGCCCGTTCCCCTCGTTCCGGCTCACGGTGCGATCGAGTTCGACGGCAAGCCGGCCGCGGGAGCCATCGTGCGGCTCCATCCGGCCGCGGCCCGCAAGGACCTGTCCAGCCTCCCGCAGGCGCTGGCGGACGACGCCGGTCGGTTTCAACTGTCGACGTTCCGCCGCAACGACGGCGCTCCGGTCGGCGAGTACATCGTCACCGTCACGTGGCGTCCCGACGTTGCGACCAAGGACGGCCGGGTCGAGCGGGGACCGAACGTCATCCCGCCCAAGTGTACGAAGGCAAGTTCCTCTCCCCTGCGGGTCACGGTCTCGCAGCAGGGGGGGGATCTCGGCACGGTTGTCGTTCCCCGTTGA
- the cysT gene encoding sulfate ABC transporter permease subunit CysT, whose amino-acid sequence MSRTRSVLPGFSLSFGITLLWLTFLLALPMLACAAKVFELTPEKFLAAVWTPRTRAAYMVTFSTSFAAATVDTALGMLLAWVLVRYEFFGKRIIDALVDLPFALPTSVAGLVYSTLYAKNGWLGKHLVPWGIEGAYSQLGIILVLIFIGLPFVVRTVQPVLESLDAELEEAATCLGATRWTTFTRVILPALYPALLTGFTLTFARAIGEYGSVVFVSGNKPFKTEIAPVLIVAKLEEFAYAEATAIAVVLLVISLGLLLVINTLERWSQRHAL is encoded by the coding sequence ATGTCCCGCACACGCTCGGTCCTGCCGGGCTTTTCCTTGAGCTTCGGCATCACGCTGCTCTGGCTCACGTTCCTTCTGGCGCTGCCGATGCTGGCCTGCGCCGCCAAGGTGTTCGAGCTGACCCCCGAGAAGTTCCTGGCGGCCGTCTGGACCCCCCGGACGCGGGCGGCCTACATGGTCACGTTCAGCACCTCGTTTGCCGCCGCCACCGTCGACACCGCCCTGGGGATGCTGCTCGCCTGGGTGCTGGTCCGGTACGAGTTCTTCGGCAAGCGGATCATCGACGCCCTCGTCGACCTCCCCTTCGCCCTCCCGACCTCCGTTGCCGGCCTCGTCTATTCGACCCTCTATGCGAAGAACGGCTGGCTCGGAAAGCACCTCGTTCCCTGGGGGATCGAAGGGGCGTACTCCCAGCTCGGGATCATCCTCGTCCTGATCTTCATCGGGCTGCCGTTCGTCGTCCGGACGGTCCAGCCGGTCCTCGAGAGCCTCGACGCCGAGCTCGAGGAGGCGGCGACCTGCCTCGGAGCGACCCGCTGGACGACCTTCACCCGCGTGATCCTCCCCGCTCTCTACCCCGCCCTGCTGACCGGCTTCACGCTGACCTTCGCCCGGGCGATCGGCGAGTACGGTTCGGTCGTCTTCGTCTCGGGGAACAAGCCGTTCAAGACGGAAATCGCCCCGGTCCTGATCGTCGCCAAGCTGGAGGAGTTCGCGTACGCCGAGGCGACCGCGATCGCCGTCGTCCTCCTCGTGATTTCGCTCGGCCTGCTGCTGGTCATCAACACCCTCGAACGATGGAGCCAGCGCCATGCCCTCTGA